A section of the Pseudomonas flavescens genome encodes:
- a CDS encoding type III PLP-dependent enzyme — MDKLPTTVLDAIEQARSRAADPLAVFVYDLDALARHVREVMAELPAGVELYYAIKANSEAPILQTLLPLVDGFEISSGGEIERLQAAASDKPFVFSGPGKLDSDLRAALNHGVAAIHVESLGEIDRLQRIGAELGRVQAVFIRINPELPATLSSRLAMAGTATPFGLDEADVPEAIRRVEACSHLRLEGFHVHAMSHQQQVERHEQLLDLYLQRWTQWKALATRPGTITHLNVGGGIGVDYLSRERFDWARLCRHLEQRLGELRDAPLVRFEPGRFISAFCGYYAIEVLDAKSSHGQHFLVCRGGTHQFRLPVAQGHDHPVIHLPATGRAPSGAPRPWTIVGQLCTPKDVLSRGRQLVDAAVGDLLVLPLAGAYGYNISHADFLCHPRPEQLFIRAEGRRGGAG, encoded by the coding sequence CTACGACCTCGATGCACTGGCGCGGCATGTTCGCGAGGTGATGGCCGAGCTGCCAGCGGGCGTGGAGCTGTATTACGCGATCAAGGCCAACAGCGAGGCGCCGATTCTGCAGACGCTGTTGCCTCTGGTCGACGGCTTCGAGATCTCCTCCGGTGGCGAGATCGAGCGACTGCAAGCGGCCGCCAGCGACAAACCCTTCGTGTTTTCCGGCCCCGGCAAGCTGGACTCCGACCTGCGTGCGGCGCTGAACCATGGCGTGGCAGCGATCCACGTCGAGAGTCTCGGCGAGATCGACCGCCTGCAACGCATCGGCGCAGAGCTCGGCCGTGTGCAGGCGGTGTTCATCCGCATCAATCCGGAACTGCCGGCCACGCTTTCCAGCCGCCTGGCCATGGCCGGCACCGCGACGCCTTTCGGGTTGGACGAGGCCGACGTGCCTGAAGCGATCAGACGGGTGGAAGCCTGCAGCCATCTGCGGCTGGAGGGCTTCCATGTGCATGCGATGTCCCATCAGCAGCAGGTGGAGCGCCACGAGCAGTTGCTCGATCTGTATCTGCAGCGCTGGACGCAATGGAAGGCCCTGGCCACGCGGCCTGGGACGATCACTCACCTGAACGTCGGCGGTGGCATCGGGGTGGACTACCTGAGCCGCGAGCGGTTCGACTGGGCGCGGCTGTGCCGCCACCTCGAGCAACGCCTTGGCGAATTGCGCGACGCGCCGCTGGTACGCTTCGAGCCGGGGCGCTTCATCAGTGCGTTCTGCGGCTACTACGCCATCGAGGTGCTGGACGCCAAATCCAGCCACGGCCAGCATTTTCTGGTCTGCCGCGGCGGCACCCACCAGTTCCGCCTGCCGGTCGCCCAGGGCCATGACCACCCGGTGATCCATCTGCCAGCGACAGGCCGTGCACCGAGCGGTGCGCCTCGGCCATGGACCATCGTCGGCCAGCTGTGTACACCCAAGGACGTGCTCAGCCGTGGTCGCCAACTGGTCGATGCCGCCGTGGGCGATCTGCTGGTGCTGCCGCTGGCCGGTGCCTACGGCTACAACATCTCGCATGCCGATTTCCTCTGTCATCCGCGGCCTGAACAGCTGTTCATCAGGGCCGAGGGCCGCCGCGGAGGTGCTGGATGA